In the genome of Pseudomonas putida, one region contains:
- a CDS encoding MFS transporter, protein MALLPCAALGERLGYRRVFGWGVWLFTGASVLCALSPSLPCLIAGRFLQGLGGAAVMALGMALIRRVVTHRRLGVAIGWNALAVALSSAAGPVIGAGRLTIAQWPWLFAAPLPLAAAVLFASRALPDSSCTSHALDFISMLLNAGAFAALIAAAGVATSSPAAAGALLAGAFIQLWLLVRREKTKAAPLLPLDLLACRSLRLSVISSILCFAGQTAGMVALSFFLQHTLGLGAWMAGLLLAPWPLMVALTAPFAGRLADRAPTTGQCLLGGLCLAIGLGAASQVQTTGSALMLVPLSLLCGFGFSLFNVANNRNLPRNAHLQPIKPSAAPTVPRLFSPCLTLVSRFFILPAKRSLPRMAEIQKKLRCALNITMLSQ, encoded by the coding sequence ATGGCGCTGCTGCCCTGTGCTGCACTCGGGGAGCGTCTTGGTTACCGTCGGGTATTCGGTTGGGGCGTGTGGTTGTTCACCGGCGCCAGCGTGCTTTGTGCGCTCTCCCCTTCCCTACCATGCCTCATCGCTGGCCGTTTTTTGCAGGGTCTGGGCGGGGCTGCGGTGATGGCCTTGGGAATGGCGCTAATACGCCGAGTGGTCACGCATCGGCGACTCGGTGTCGCCATCGGCTGGAATGCCTTGGCCGTTGCCTTGTCATCGGCCGCCGGCCCAGTGATCGGAGCGGGACGTCTGACGATTGCGCAGTGGCCCTGGCTTTTTGCGGCGCCCCTTCCACTGGCGGCGGCCGTGTTGTTCGCCTCAAGGGCATTGCCAGACTCGTCCTGCACATCGCACGCTCTGGACTTCATCAGCATGCTGTTGAACGCAGGGGCTTTCGCGGCACTGATCGCTGCCGCCGGGGTCGCCACCAGCAGCCCGGCGGCTGCGGGTGCATTGCTGGCCGGCGCCTTCATTCAACTGTGGCTGTTGGTGCGAAGAGAAAAGACCAAGGCAGCACCACTGCTCCCGTTAGATCTACTGGCCTGCCGATCCTTGCGCCTGTCCGTGATCAGTTCGATCTTGTGCTTCGCGGGCCAAACGGCAGGCATGGTGGCCCTGTCGTTCTTCCTGCAGCATACGCTTGGCCTGGGAGCCTGGATGGCGGGGCTACTCTTGGCGCCCTGGCCCTTGATGGTTGCCTTGACGGCGCCGTTCGCGGGTCGCCTTGCGGACCGAGCGCCCACCACAGGGCAGTGTTTGTTGGGCGGCCTATGCCTTGCTATCGGGCTCGGCGCCGCTTCACAGGTTCAGACAACAGGCTCAGCCCTGATGCTGGTCCCACTGAGTCTGCTGTGTGGCTTTGGGTTTAGCCTCTTCAATGTGGCCAACAATCGCAACCTGCCTCGGAATGCTCATTTGCAACCCATAAAGCCGAGCGCGGCGCCAACCGTTCCTCGGCTGTTTTCGCCTTGCCTGACCTTGGTCTCAAGGTTTTTTATACTGCCGGCTAAGCGCTCTTTGCCAAGGATGGCTGAAATTCAGAAAAAGCTTCGCTGCGCCTTGAACATCACCATGCTTTCACAGTAA
- a CDS encoding LysR family transcriptional regulator, translating to MELRQLRYFLSVLEYGSLGRAALELGVGASALSQQLSKLESEVSTRLLTRSSTGVSPTAAGLAFEYHARLALRQAEHAVLAAQSGRMSGYASVGLAPTTASILGLALIDRMRERYPDIRLHLVEMLSGYLMNQLNARHLDLAVLFQAEAGPRLDVRPLLKERLFVLVPAPLVKADWGDSLTLQQIATLALVMPSTQHGLRTTLRSIFERAGLEANIVMEVDGLSLLMDCVCAGHAATIQPGATVARAHQAGLRVFAIDQAQAQRRNVIVSLADDELSPAALATRIVLQEVARELVEQGQWPGARLL from the coding sequence ATGGAGTTACGTCAGCTTCGCTATTTCCTGAGTGTATTGGAGTACGGCAGCCTTGGCAGAGCGGCGCTCGAACTCGGGGTCGGCGCTTCTGCATTGAGCCAGCAACTGTCGAAGCTGGAGAGCGAAGTGAGTACGCGGTTGCTGACGCGGTCGAGTACCGGCGTATCGCCGACCGCGGCGGGCCTGGCCTTCGAATACCACGCACGCCTGGCGCTTCGTCAGGCGGAGCATGCGGTCCTTGCGGCGCAAAGTGGTCGTATGAGTGGTTATGCCAGCGTGGGATTGGCGCCGACTACTGCATCGATTCTTGGCCTGGCCTTGATCGACAGGATGCGCGAACGCTATCCCGATATCCGTCTGCATCTGGTGGAAATGCTGTCGGGGTATCTGATGAATCAACTCAATGCCAGGCACCTTGACCTGGCGGTGCTGTTCCAGGCAGAGGCTGGGCCCAGGCTCGATGTCCGGCCGCTTTTGAAGGAGCGGCTGTTCGTCCTGGTTCCCGCCCCGCTGGTCAAAGCCGATTGGGGGGACTCCCTCACGCTGCAACAGATCGCAACGCTTGCGTTGGTGATGCCCAGCACACAGCACGGGTTGCGTACCACATTGCGCTCGATTTTCGAACGTGCCGGGTTGGAGGCCAACATCGTCATGGAAGTCGATGGTCTGTCGCTGTTGATGGATTGTGTCTGTGCAGGTCATGCCGCCACCATTCAGCCTGGCGCGACGGTGGCCCGAGCGCATCAGGCGGGCTTGCGCGTGTTTGCCATCGATCAAGCACAGGCGCAGCGTCGCAATGTGATCGTCAGCCTCGCCGATGACGAACTCTCGCCGGCCGCATTGGCAACGCGCATCGTTCTGCAGGAGGTCGCCCGGGAATTGGTGGAGCAAGGCCAATGGCCTGGCGCCCGGTTGCTGTGA
- the tcuA gene encoding FAD-dependent tricarballylate dehydrogenase TcuA: MIDVLVIGGGNAALCAALMAREAGASVMLLEAAPRAWRGGNSQHTRNLRCMHDAPQDVLVEAYPEEEFWQDLLKVTGGQTDEKLARLVIRASSNCRGWMRRHGVHFQPSLSGALHTARTNAFFMGGGKALVNAYFRSAENLGIKIRYDTPVADIELQNGRFVAAHVPAREVQGRHLPAERIEARSCVLAAGGFESNRQWLREAWGQNERGEWPSDNFLIRGTRFNDGVLLRRMIEQGADTIGDPTQAHMVAIDARAPLYDGGICTRIDCVSLGVVVNRDAKRFYDEGEDFWPKRYAIWGRLVAQQPGQVGFSIIDQKALGRFMPPVFPGATADSLEALAGLLGLPVQPFVDTVQAYNRACQAGTFDHTRLDNCHTLGLEPVKSHWARPIDTPPYYGYPLRPGVTFTYLGLRTDETAAVHFGGRPSPNLFVAGEMMAGNVLGKGYTAGVGMSIGTAFGRIAGTSAAAATGHVYPEHENRHDCATA; this comes from the coding sequence ATGATCGATGTGCTAGTCATCGGAGGGGGCAATGCCGCCCTCTGTGCCGCGCTGATGGCGCGTGAGGCCGGAGCCAGCGTGATGCTGCTCGAGGCTGCACCCCGCGCCTGGCGGGGTGGCAACTCTCAACACACCCGTAACCTGCGGTGCATGCATGATGCCCCGCAAGACGTGCTGGTCGAGGCGTACCCAGAAGAGGAGTTCTGGCAGGACCTGCTGAAGGTCACCGGTGGCCAGACCGACGAAAAGCTCGCGCGGCTGGTAATTCGCGCGTCCTCCAACTGTCGCGGGTGGATGCGTCGCCATGGCGTTCACTTCCAGCCATCGTTATCCGGTGCGCTGCATACCGCCCGAACCAACGCGTTCTTCATGGGTGGCGGCAAGGCGCTGGTCAATGCCTACTTTCGCAGCGCCGAGAACCTGGGCATAAAAATACGCTACGACACCCCCGTCGCCGACATCGAGCTGCAGAACGGACGCTTCGTTGCCGCGCACGTGCCGGCGCGTGAGGTGCAAGGGCGGCACTTGCCCGCCGAGCGCATCGAGGCGCGCAGTTGTGTGCTCGCCGCTGGTGGATTCGAGTCCAACCGTCAGTGGTTGCGCGAGGCTTGGGGGCAGAACGAGCGAGGGGAGTGGCCTTCGGACAACTTCCTGATTCGCGGTACGCGTTTCAATGATGGGGTTTTGTTGCGTCGCATGATCGAACAGGGCGCCGACACGATCGGCGACCCGACACAGGCGCATATGGTGGCGATCGATGCCCGTGCACCGCTGTACGACGGCGGCATCTGTACGCGCATCGATTGTGTGTCGCTGGGCGTAGTGGTCAACCGCGACGCTAAGCGCTTCTACGATGAAGGCGAGGATTTCTGGCCCAAGCGTTATGCCATTTGGGGACGGCTGGTGGCCCAACAGCCCGGGCAGGTGGGCTTCTCGATCATCGACCAGAAAGCCCTTGGCCGCTTCATGCCGCCGGTCTTCCCGGGTGCCACCGCCGATAGTCTGGAAGCCCTGGCCGGCCTTCTCGGCTTACCCGTGCAACCCTTCGTCGACACCGTGCAGGCCTACAACCGAGCCTGTCAGGCGGGCACCTTCGACCACACCCGGCTGGACAACTGCCACACCCTGGGCCTGGAACCTGTGAAAAGTCACTGGGCGCGCCCGATCGATACACCGCCTTACTACGGCTATCCGCTGCGCCCTGGCGTGACCTTCACCTACCTGGGGCTGCGCACCGACGAAACCGCCGCGGTCCATTTCGGTGGACGACCCAGCCCGAACCTGTTCGTCGCCGGCGAGATGATGGCGGGCAATGTGCTGGGCAAGGGCTACACCGCAGGTGTTGGCATGTCCATTGGCACCGCCTTCGGCCGGATCGCCGGGACCAGCGCCGCGGCGGCCACCGGCCATGTATATCCAGAACACGAGAATCGCCATGACTGCGCAACTGCCTGA
- a CDS encoding TorF family putative porin encodes MARHLLTLTAALLFCTPLCAQQIQRQLGDFDFKLSTNGSRSMAQGLISPSAVGAFHGGVDVSHSSGLYLGQYAPSLGLSPNSTLKLDSYFGYKRQFDDSLGFEAGLIHYSQPNLANSDSYALYGGFSTFDSRFGGAWRNNPNNRTGTLFIDLGRLPFFQVDLALKVAHHRLGTPFTIGDGSQVDHFNDWSLALSRPWLGVDLNLIYSSSDLQRSGCDAYAGINSYCESMVMFKAQRSFF; translated from the coding sequence ATGGCTAGACACCTGCTAACGCTGACGGCGGCCTTGCTGTTCTGTACACCGCTATGCGCCCAGCAGATCCAGCGTCAATTGGGTGATTTTGATTTCAAGCTCAGTACCAACGGCTCCCGTTCGATGGCGCAGGGGCTGATTTCTCCCAGTGCGGTCGGCGCCTTCCATGGCGGTGTGGATGTCAGTCATTCCAGTGGTTTGTACCTGGGGCAATACGCACCGAGTTTGGGCCTGTCACCCAACTCGACCCTCAAACTGGACAGTTACTTCGGCTATAAACGCCAATTCGATGACAGCCTGGGCTTCGAAGCCGGGCTTATCCATTACAGCCAGCCGAACCTTGCCAACAGCGACAGCTATGCCCTGTATGGCGGTTTTTCGACTTTCGACAGCCGCTTCGGAGGGGCTTGGAGAAACAACCCCAATAACCGCACAGGCACGTTATTTATCGATTTAGGCCGTTTACCTTTCTTTCAAGTCGACCTCGCGCTGAAAGTTGCGCACCATCGCCTAGGTACCCCTTTTACCATCGGCGATGGTAGCCAGGTGGATCATTTCAATGACTGGTCATTGGCGCTATCTCGCCCATGGCTGGGGGTCGATCTTAACCTCATCTACAGCAGTTCCGACTTGCAGCGCTCCGGCTGCGATGCGTATGCCGGAATTAATAGTTACTGTGAAAGCATGGTGATGTTCAAGGCGCAGCGAAGCTTTTTCTGA